A section of the Phacochoerus africanus isolate WHEZ1 chromosome 4, ROS_Pafr_v1, whole genome shotgun sequence genome encodes:
- the WNT8A gene encoding protein Wnt-8a, whose translation MGDLLMLRVAVGICYATFSASAWSVNNFLITGPKAYLTYTASVALGAQSGIEECKFQFAWERWNCPENALQLSTHNRLRSATRETSFIHAISSAGVMYTITKNCSMGDFENCGCDESKNGKTGGHGWIWGGCSDNVEFGERISKLFVDSLEKGKDARALMNLHNNRAGRLAVKATMKRTCKCHGISGSCSIQTCWLQLANFREMGNYLKAKYDQALKIEMDKRRLRAGNSAEGHWVPAEAFLPSAEAELIFLEESPDYCIHNSSLGVYGTEGRECLQNRHNTSRWEQHSCGRLCTECGLRVEKRRTEAISSCNCKFQWCCTVKCDQCRHVVNKYYCTRTPGNAWSQGQGSMP comes from the exons atggGGGACCTGCTTATGCTCAGGGTAGCTGTGGGCATATGCTATGCCACTTTCAGTGCCTCTGCCTG gTCAGTGAATAATTTCCTGATAACAGGTCCCAAG GCCTATCTGACCTAcactgccagtgtggccctaggTGCCCAGAGTGGCATCGAGGAGTGTAAATTCCAGTTTGCTTGGGAACGCTGGAACTGTCCTGAAAATGCTCTCCAGCTCTCCACCCACAACAGGCTGAGAAGTG CCACCAGGGAGACTTCTTTCATTCATGCTATCAGCTCTGCTGGAGTCATGTACACCATCACCAAGAACTGTAGCATGGGCGACTTTGAaaactgtggctgtgatgagtcaaaaaatggaaaaacag GAGGCCATGGCTGGATCTGGGgaggctgcagtgacaatgtagAATTTGGGGAAAGAATCTCCAAACTCTTTGTGGACAGCCTGGAGAAGGGGAAGGATGCCAGAGCTCTGATGAATCTTCACAACAACAGGGCAGGCAGGCTG gCAGTGAAAGCCACCATGAAAAGGACCTGCAAATGTCATGGCATCTCTGGGAGCTGTAGCATCCAGACATGCTGGCTGCAGCTAGCTAACTTCCGGGAGATGGGCAACTACCTTAAGGCCAAGTATGACCAGGCACTAAAAATTGAGATGGATAAGCGGCGGCTAAGGGCTGGGAACAGTGCCGAGGGCCACTGGGTACCTGCTGAGGCCTTCCTTCCTAGTGCAGAAGCCGAGTTGATCTTTTTAGAGGAATCACCTGATTACTGTATCCACAATTCCAGCCTGGGTGTCTATGGCACAGAGGGTCGGGAGTGTCTGCAGAACCGCCACAACACATCCAGGTGGGAGCAACATAGCTGTGGGCGCTTGTGCACCGAATGTGGCCTGCGGGTGGAAAAAAGGAGAACTGAGGCTATCAGCAGCTGTAACTGCAAATTCCAGTGGTGCTGTACAGTCAAGTGTGACCAGTGTAGGCATGTGGTGAACAAGTACTATTGCACACGCACCCCAGGCAATGCTTGGTCTCAGGGCCAAGGCAGCATGCCATAG